A DNA window from Gallaecimonas pentaromativorans contains the following coding sequences:
- a CDS encoding response regulator, with translation MARERILVVDDEPVFLKLITAFLRRLDFDVLDALSLRSALDTLAQETVDLVLCDLQLGDGSGMTVLKEVRDHHLDLPVVMISGTAQMDDVTTALRLGATDVLLKPINELAMVEYAVESALERYRLQQENRRLTEELEAANVELQLNLRLLEESKLAGREVQQQLFPETLIRWHEITLRYQLFTASEIADQFVDYVALDDRYLAAIIGRFSHAGSNSAFLSVVVKTLFNQPLKQYRPGEPSVLLNPGAFLDYLNIELLKSQLEQPVRAFYLVIDREKHQLHYANAGYQPGPVLSGEPLQDGQAPLGMFEWSRYQEHIEPFVANTQLLMANRPLEWNWPLDPRQALSEQLALPEEGGRDDDLLLLGVFHQVWR, from the coding sequence ATGGCAAGAGAGCGTATTTTGGTGGTCGATGATGAGCCTGTATTTTTAAAGCTCATTACCGCTTTTCTTCGCCGGCTGGACTTTGACGTGCTGGATGCCCTTAGCCTGCGTTCTGCTCTGGATACTCTGGCCCAGGAGACGGTGGATCTGGTGCTCTGCGATCTGCAATTGGGTGATGGCAGTGGCATGACGGTGCTAAAAGAGGTGAGAGACCACCACCTCGACCTGCCGGTGGTGATGATCTCCGGCACCGCCCAGATGGACGATGTCACCACCGCGCTTAGGTTAGGGGCAACCGATGTACTGCTCAAACCCATTAACGAGCTAGCCATGGTGGAGTATGCGGTGGAATCGGCGCTGGAGCGCTATCGGTTGCAGCAGGAGAACCGGCGGCTTACCGAGGAGCTAGAAGCGGCTAACGTCGAGCTGCAACTTAACCTTCGGCTTCTGGAAGAAAGCAAACTGGCCGGCCGGGAAGTGCAGCAACAGCTTTTTCCTGAAACCCTCATTCGCTGGCACGAAATCACCCTTCGTTATCAACTCTTTACCGCCAGTGAAATTGCTGACCAATTTGTCGATTACGTGGCGTTAGACGACCGCTACCTTGCCGCTATCATTGGCCGTTTCTCCCATGCTGGCAGCAACAGCGCCTTCTTATCAGTTGTTGTTAAAACGCTTTTTAATCAGCCGCTTAAGCAGTACCGGCCTGGTGAGCCCTCGGTGTTGTTAAACCCCGGCGCCTTCCTTGATTACCTCAATATCGAGCTGTTAAAAAGCCAGCTTGAACAGCCGGTGCGCGCCTTTTATCTGGTTATCGACAGAGAGAAGCATCAGCTGCACTACGCCAACGCCGGTTACCAACCCGGCCCGGTATTATCTGGCGAGCCTCTACAGGACGGCCAGGCGCCCCTTGGCATGTTCGAGTGGAGCCGCTACCAGGAGCATATCGAGCCCTTTGTGGCCAATACCCAGCTGCTGATGGCTAACCGCCCTTTGGAGTGGAACTGGCCGCTAGACCCTCGCCAGGCACTCTCTGAACAACTGGCGTTGCCCGAAGAAGGCGGGCGAGATGACGACCTGCTGCTTTTGGGCGTTTTTCACCAAGTGTGGCGGTGA
- a CDS encoding VacJ family lipoprotein: MRWLLPLCVAFLAGCASKPMVLPDAKAPTLATANDRDPIESFNREMWKFNWDVLDPNVARPVTVAYTKHVPTPVQTGLLNFAQNLSEPSSALNQFLEFKFARSGKTIGRFLLNTTFGLLGFIDVATMAGIDKEETKFGQVMGYYGVSSGPYLMLPVLGPSTPRDEVGGLVDYLYPPLAVLNFTEKAIRWGIEGIDTRAKLIPQEGLINQSVDPYAFIREAYFQKSYYDTYGQAMPQPADDFDLDQYLDEDDSTEPPAPSKTKE, translated from the coding sequence ATGCGGTGGTTGTTACCCCTTTGTGTTGCTTTCCTTGCCGGTTGTGCCAGCAAGCCCATGGTGCTGCCAGATGCCAAGGCGCCGACCCTGGCCACTGCCAACGACCGGGACCCCATTGAGAGCTTCAACCGGGAAATGTGGAAGTTCAACTGGGATGTGCTGGACCCGAACGTTGCCCGCCCGGTAACCGTTGCCTATACCAAACACGTGCCAACGCCAGTACAAACCGGCCTGCTGAACTTCGCACAAAACCTCTCTGAGCCGTCCAGCGCCCTTAACCAGTTTTTAGAATTCAAGTTCGCCCGCAGCGGCAAAACCATTGGCCGCTTCCTGCTCAACACCACGTTTGGTCTGCTGGGTTTTATCGACGTTGCTACCATGGCGGGTATTGATAAGGAAGAAACCAAGTTTGGCCAGGTAATGGGTTATTACGGCGTGTCATCCGGCCCCTACCTGATGCTGCCGGTACTTGGCCCCAGCACACCTCGGGACGAAGTGGGCGGCCTGGTGGATTATCTTTATCCCCCGCTGGCGGTGCTTAACTTCACCGAAAAGGCCATCCGCTGGGGCATTGAGGGTATCGATACCCGAGCCAAGCTTATCCCTCAGGAAGGGCTTATTAATCAAAGTGTCGACCCGTACGCCTTCATTCGTGAAGCCTACTTCCAAAAATCCTATTACGACACTTATGGCCAAGCGATGCCGCAGCCGGCTGATGACTTCGATCTTGACCAGTACCTGGACGAAGATGACAGCACCGAGCCACCGGCTCCGAGCAAAACCAAAGAATAA
- the ccmI gene encoding c-type cytochrome biogenesis protein CcmI: MLWLGLSMALMLLLAIAVVLVPYLSQQGPEQRQLNLALYKDRRLELTGELEQGLVDPSRFNELDSELKRSLLDDAEQHQGTGKALGWQVLLPGVLLMVALSAALYWRFGAWQQLSHWQEVMTELPSLAQKALRPEPGQNLTPQQMQDLALGIRTRLSQQDDTNAWVFLGRVGFALGQKELSVDAYQKALVSEPANSSALLGLAQVELLDGDKAGLETANNALKRLLAADPANHDALLLQGFVAYQKQDYNQALSLWQKLDNALPEGDPRKAMVAARVSDARSKLQGAGHRLLVKIDVATERKANLPPSATLFVYAKAPQGGPPLAAVRLPLSRLPTEVALSDATSMIPGRSLADASSYLVGARISQSGVVGQQQAGDLSGEIGPVDSSEKQVSLILK; this comes from the coding sequence ATGCTGTGGCTTGGCCTGAGTATGGCTTTGATGCTGCTGCTGGCCATCGCCGTGGTGTTGGTGCCTTACCTTTCACAGCAGGGGCCTGAGCAGCGTCAGTTAAACCTGGCGTTGTACAAGGACCGCCGCCTTGAGCTGACCGGTGAGCTTGAGCAAGGGTTGGTTGACCCAAGCCGTTTTAACGAACTGGACAGTGAGCTCAAACGCAGCCTGCTAGACGATGCCGAGCAGCACCAGGGAACAGGCAAGGCGCTGGGCTGGCAAGTATTGCTGCCCGGCGTGCTGTTGATGGTGGCGCTGAGCGCAGCGCTTTACTGGCGTTTTGGCGCCTGGCAGCAACTTAGCCACTGGCAAGAGGTGATGACCGAGCTGCCAAGCCTGGCCCAGAAAGCGCTGCGGCCAGAGCCTGGCCAAAATCTTACCCCGCAGCAGATGCAGGATTTGGCCCTTGGGATCCGCACCCGCCTTAGCCAGCAGGACGACACTAATGCCTGGGTTTTCCTTGGTCGGGTGGGGTTTGCACTGGGCCAAAAGGAGCTGTCTGTTGATGCCTACCAAAAAGCGCTGGTAAGCGAGCCGGCCAATAGCTCGGCGCTTCTGGGGCTCGCCCAGGTTGAATTGCTTGATGGCGATAAGGCCGGCCTTGAAACGGCAAACAATGCCCTCAAGCGCTTATTGGCCGCCGATCCGGCCAATCACGACGCACTGTTGCTGCAAGGCTTTGTCGCTTATCAAAAGCAAGATTATAATCAGGCGCTTAGCCTCTGGCAGAAGCTAGACAACGCGCTGCCTGAGGGTGATCCGCGCAAGGCAATGGTGGCGGCAAGAGTGAGCGATGCTCGCAGTAAGCTGCAAGGCGCAGGGCACCGGTTATTGGTCAAGATTGATGTGGCGACCGAGCGCAAGGCAAACTTGCCGCCCTCGGCAACACTCTTTGTCTACGCCAAGGCGCCTCAAGGGGGTCCTCCTTTGGCAGCGGTTAGGCTACCTTTATCAAGATTGCCTACCGAAGTGGCGTTGTCGGACGCCACCTCGATGATCCCAGGGCGCAGCCTGGCGGACGCCAGCAGCTATCTGGTGGGAGCGAGGATCAGTCAAAGTGGTGTGGTGGGCCAGCAACAAGCCGGGGATCTCAGCGGTGAAATCGGGCCGGTGGATAGTTCCGAAAAGCAAGTCAGCTTGATTCTAAAATAA
- a CDS encoding cytochrome c-type biogenesis protein, translating to MRTLLYILLLPVAFYCVAATAAVDAYTFTDPAKETQFKELIKELRCPKCQNQDIADSDAELAKDLREKVYEMTEQGKSRKEIISYMKARYGDFIHYQPPLRLDTIVLWLAPILVLIAGLIFIFVRASREQASPLNEEEARRLSELLNEKEQH from the coding sequence ATGCGAACGCTGCTGTATATATTGCTGCTTCCAGTAGCATTTTATTGCGTTGCCGCCACTGCGGCCGTGGATGCCTATACCTTTACCGATCCGGCCAAGGAAACTCAGTTCAAGGAATTGATCAAAGAGCTGCGTTGCCCTAAATGCCAGAATCAGGATATTGCCGATTCCGATGCCGAGCTTGCCAAGGATCTGCGGGAAAAGGTCTACGAGATGACCGAGCAGGGCAAGAGCCGCAAGGAAATCATCAGCTATATGAAGGCCCGCTACGGGGACTTCATCCACTATCAGCCGCCGCTGCGCCTTGACACCATTGTGTTGTGGCTGGCTCCCATTTTGGTGCTGATAGCCGGCCTTATCTTTATCTTTGTTCGCGCCAGCCGTGAACAGGCCTCTCCCCTCAATGAAGAAGAAGCCCGGCGATTGTCTGAGCTGCTTAATGAGAAGGAACAACATTGA
- a CDS encoding DsbE family thiol:disulfide interchange protein: MKKLWLLLPLACFLVLAVFLYRGLYSNPRELNSVLVGKAVPDFQKVDLFDDNKHYDQKLLATGQPVLLNVWATWCPTCYAEHQFLNTLARQGVRIVGVNYKDERNAAVDWLSRLGNPYEEVLFDPKGQLGLDLGVYGAPETFLIDGQGVIRYRHVGDVNDRVWNQTLKPIYNGLKP; encoded by the coding sequence ATGAAGAAGTTATGGCTGTTGCTGCCGCTGGCCTGTTTTTTGGTGTTGGCCGTGTTTTTGTACCGAGGGCTTTATTCCAACCCAAGGGAGTTAAACTCGGTACTGGTGGGTAAAGCGGTGCCCGACTTTCAAAAAGTCGACCTCTTTGACGATAACAAGCATTATGACCAAAAGCTGCTGGCCACCGGCCAGCCGGTACTGCTGAACGTTTGGGCCACCTGGTGCCCCACCTGCTATGCCGAACACCAGTTTCTCAACACCCTGGCTCGCCAGGGGGTGAGAATAGTGGGGGTTAACTACAAGGACGAGCGCAACGCCGCCGTTGATTGGTTGAGCCGCTTGGGTAACCCTTATGAAGAGGTGCTTTTTGACCCCAAAGGGCAGTTGGGGTTGGATCTTGGGGTGTATGGAGCACCCGAGACCTTTCTTATCGACGGGCAGGGCGTTATTCGCTACCGCCATGTCGGGGATGTGAACGACAGGGTCTGGAATCAGACCCTTAAACCTATCTACAACGGACTGAAGCCATGA
- a CDS encoding heme lyase CcmF/NrfE family subunit: protein MVPELGHFALILALGLSLLSCVYPLWGAYKGHLRLMSLARPLALGQFVLVAFSFGALVYAFISNDFSVAYVAAHSNTQLPLAYRISATWGAHEGSLLLWVLILTGWAGAVALFSKPLPLPAVARVLSVMGMIATGFLLFILFTSDPFSRSLPFYPVDGADLNPLLQDPGLVVHPPMLYMGYVGFSVAFAFAIAALLSGKLDTAWARWSRPWTAAAWLFLTIGITLGSWWAYYELGWGGWWFWDPVENASFMPWLAGTALLHSLAVAEKRGVFKAWTVLLAIAAFSLSLMGTFLVRSGVLVSVHAFASDPARGLFILAFLVIVIGGSLTLYAFRAAQVHSQGSFTLLSRESLLLSNNVFLTTACLVVLVGTLMPLVHKELGLGSISVGAPFFNSLFTWLFIPFAFAMGAGPLARWKKEPANKLIKRLVLAFGISLVLGVLLPPLITGQAKGYAMLGLVLAFFVLVSTLQEVHLRTGNKGNLWQGLRVLNRSHWAMVLGHVGLAVTVIGIALTTSYSQEQDIRLKTGQSYTLAGYAFHFDGIEPVAGSNYQGYGGHFTVTRDGKLEATLNPQKRFYTVARSVMTEAGIDWGLSRDLYIALGEQLDDGAWAIRVHVKPFVRWIWGGGILMALAGVLMVSDRRYRFARLQEAKA from the coding sequence ATGGTTCCTGAACTTGGCCACTTTGCGCTGATACTGGCGCTGGGTTTATCGCTACTGTCTTGTGTGTATCCGCTGTGGGGCGCCTATAAAGGGCACCTTCGGCTGATGAGCCTGGCCCGGCCTTTGGCCCTAGGCCAGTTTGTGCTGGTAGCCTTTAGCTTTGGCGCTCTGGTCTACGCCTTTATCAGCAACGATTTTAGCGTGGCCTACGTGGCGGCTCATTCAAATACCCAATTGCCTTTGGCCTATCGTATCAGTGCTACCTGGGGCGCCCATGAGGGCTCTTTGCTGCTGTGGGTGCTTATCCTCACCGGCTGGGCCGGCGCAGTGGCGCTTTTTTCAAAGCCGTTGCCGCTGCCAGCGGTAGCGCGGGTGTTGTCGGTGATGGGCATGATAGCCACCGGCTTTTTGCTTTTTATCCTCTTCACCTCCGACCCTTTCAGCCGCAGCTTACCTTTCTACCCGGTTGACGGCGCCGACCTTAACCCGTTGCTGCAAGACCCGGGGCTGGTGGTACACCCCCCCATGCTGTACATGGGTTATGTGGGGTTCTCGGTCGCCTTTGCCTTTGCCATTGCTGCTCTTTTGTCCGGCAAGCTCGACACTGCCTGGGCCCGCTGGTCTCGGCCTTGGACGGCGGCTGCCTGGTTGTTTTTAACCATCGGTATCACCCTTGGCTCCTGGTGGGCCTATTACGAGCTGGGCTGGGGCGGTTGGTGGTTCTGGGATCCGGTCGAAAACGCCTCCTTCATGCCCTGGCTGGCCGGTACGGCGCTACTGCACTCACTGGCGGTTGCCGAGAAGCGCGGGGTATTTAAGGCCTGGACCGTACTGCTGGCCATTGCTGCCTTCTCCTTAAGCCTGATGGGCACCTTCCTGGTGCGCTCCGGGGTGCTGGTTTCGGTGCATGCCTTTGCCTCCGACCCGGCACGGGGCCTTTTTATCCTGGCCTTTTTGGTGATTGTGATTGGCGGCAGCTTAACCCTCTACGCCTTTCGCGCCGCCCAGGTGCACAGCCAAGGCAGTTTTACCCTGCTGAGCCGCGAGAGCCTGCTGCTTAGCAATAATGTCTTTTTGACCACCGCCTGCCTGGTGGTACTGGTGGGCACCTTGATGCCGCTGGTGCACAAAGAGCTAGGGCTGGGCTCCATCTCGGTAGGGGCGCCCTTTTTTAACAGCCTCTTTACCTGGCTGTTTATACCTTTTGCCTTTGCCATGGGGGCTGGCCCGCTGGCGCGCTGGAAAAAAGAACCCGCCAATAAACTTATCAAAAGGCTGGTGCTGGCCTTTGGTATCAGCCTGGTACTGGGCGTGCTGCTGCCGCCGCTTATCACCGGCCAGGCCAAGGGTTATGCGATGCTGGGCTTGGTGCTGGCCTTCTTTGTGCTGGTCAGCACGTTGCAAGAAGTGCACCTGCGTACCGGCAATAAAGGCAACCTATGGCAAGGGCTCCGGGTACTTAACCGCAGCCACTGGGCCATGGTGCTTGGCCATGTGGGGCTGGCGGTCACGGTGATTGGCATCGCCCTTACCACCAGCTACTCCCAAGAGCAGGATATTCGCCTTAAAACCGGCCAAAGCTATACCCTGGCTGGCTACGCCTTTCATTTTGACGGTATTGAGCCGGTAGCAGGCTCTAATTATCAAGGCTACGGCGGCCATTTTACGGTTACCCGTGACGGTAAGCTGGAGGCCACACTCAACCCTCAAAAGCGCTTTTACACCGTGGCCCGTTCGGTGATGACCGAAGCTGGTATCGATTGGGGGCTAAGCCGCGACCTATACATTGCCCTTGGCGAGCAGCTTGATGACGGCGCCTGGGCCATCCGGGTTCATGTTAAGCCTTTTGTTCGCTGGATCTGGGGAGGCGGCATTCTGATGGCTCTGGCCGGCGTGTTGATGGTATCTGACCGGCGTTATCGCTTTGCCAGGTTGCAGGAGGCCAAGGCATGA
- the ccmE gene encoding cytochrome c maturation protein CcmE: MNPRRKTRLIVAGAVLLGLAATAGMVLYALSQNIDLFFTPGEVESGKDGIKPHPGQRLRIGGLVVPGTVKRDDKTLDVRFELTDNSGYRVTVLYSGILPDLFREGQGIVAQGTFTDTGAVRASEVLAKHDEKYMPPEVSEAAINMHKRGVNGS; this comes from the coding sequence ATGAATCCTCGTCGTAAAACCCGGCTAATCGTAGCGGGGGCGGTGCTGCTGGGCCTGGCAGCCACCGCTGGCATGGTGCTCTATGCCCTGAGCCAGAACATTGATTTGTTCTTCACGCCAGGCGAGGTGGAAAGCGGCAAGGACGGTATCAAGCCGCATCCTGGCCAGCGCCTTCGCATTGGTGGCTTGGTGGTGCCGGGCACCGTCAAGCGAGATGATAAAACCCTGGATGTCCGTTTCGAGCTGACCGACAACAGCGGCTACCGGGTCACTGTATTGTATTCGGGCATCCTGCCTGACTTGTTTCGTGAAGGGCAGGGCATAGTGGCCCAGGGCACCTTTACCGATACCGGAGCGGTGCGGGCCAGTGAAGTGCTGGCCAAACACGACGAGAAATACATGCCCCCTGAAGTTTCAGAAGCGGCCATCAACATGCATAAGCGAGGGGTCAATGGTTCCTGA
- the ccmD gene encoding heme exporter protein CcmD has product MYFHSLKDFLAQGTHGFFVWLAYGVTFVTLIGLIILLWQQERRLLSYLKKRHARQQRQAQRNKEVSGNESSS; this is encoded by the coding sequence ATGTATTTTCATAGCCTGAAGGATTTTCTGGCTCAGGGCACCCATGGCTTTTTTGTCTGGCTCGCCTATGGGGTGACCTTTGTCACCTTGATTGGGCTCATTATCTTGCTGTGGCAACAGGAACGCAGGTTGCTGTCATACCTTAAAAAACGCCATGCCCGCCAACAACGCCAAGCGCAAAGAAACAAAGAGGTGAGCGGTAATGAATCCTCGTCGTAA
- a CDS encoding heme ABC transporter permease, whose protein sequence is MWNWLHPYAKPERAYWLCRRLAPWFFWPSLFVLLVGTVWGLAFAPPDYQQGNSFRIIYIHVPTAMLGMGGYLAMAIAAFVGIVWQQRLADVTVQAVAPIGAVFTFLSLFTGAVWGKPTWGTWWVWDARLTSQLILLFLYLGVIALYGAFNDKKTAGRAAGILALVGVINLPIIHYSVQWWNTLHQGATISKFSRPSMDDSMLWPLLINLLGFALLLTALSVKRMATLILSMEARRPWVVTLLEGR, encoded by the coding sequence ATGTGGAACTGGTTACACCCCTACGCTAAACCCGAACGCGCCTACTGGCTGTGCCGGCGCCTGGCGCCTTGGTTCTTCTGGCCAAGCCTCTTTGTGTTGCTGGTTGGCACGGTGTGGGGCCTGGCCTTTGCGCCCCCCGATTACCAGCAAGGCAACAGTTTTCGCATCATCTATATCCATGTACCCACTGCCATGCTTGGCATGGGGGGGTACCTGGCCATGGCTATCGCCGCTTTTGTCGGTATTGTCTGGCAGCAGCGCCTGGCTGATGTCACGGTGCAGGCTGTTGCCCCTATCGGTGCCGTCTTTACTTTTTTGTCGCTCTTTACCGGGGCGGTGTGGGGCAAGCCGACCTGGGGCACTTGGTGGGTGTGGGATGCGCGGCTAACGTCACAACTTATCTTATTGTTCCTGTACTTGGGTGTGATCGCCTTATATGGTGCCTTCAACGACAAGAAGACCGCTGGCCGGGCCGCAGGGATTTTGGCGCTGGTCGGTGTGATCAACCTGCCCATCATTCATTATTCGGTCCAGTGGTGGAACACGCTTCACCAGGGGGCCACCATCAGTAAGTTCTCCCGGCCTTCCATGGACGACAGTATGCTCTGGCCGCTGCTGATTAACCTGTTGGGTTTTGCCTTGTTGCTGACGGCGCTGTCGGTAAAACGGATGGCGACCCTCATTCTCAGCATGGAAGCCCGCCGGCCTTGGGTTGTCACACTGTTGGAGGGCCGCTGA
- the ccmB gene encoding heme exporter protein CcmB encodes MTSLFISLIRRDLAIAFRRKADVLNPLIFYLLVITLFPLGLGPEPQLMARLAPGIIWVSVLLSALLSFERLFKDDLADGSLQQMMLMSLPLPLVALAKVIAHWLLTALPLVLLSPLAALLLNLDGAGWLALVLTLLAGSPALSLVGAVGVALTVGLKRGGILLSLLVLPLYIPVLIFATGSLEAAALGLSYSGQLALLAAFSLGALTLCPFAIASALKISING; translated from the coding sequence TTGACGAGTCTTTTTATCAGCCTTATTCGCCGCGACCTGGCCATTGCTTTTCGGCGCAAGGCCGATGTGCTCAACCCCCTTATCTTTTATCTGCTGGTAATAACACTGTTTCCCCTGGGATTGGGACCGGAGCCGCAACTGATGGCAAGATTGGCGCCCGGTATCATCTGGGTGTCGGTGCTGCTCTCGGCGCTGCTGTCTTTTGAACGGTTATTTAAAGACGACTTGGCCGATGGCAGCTTGCAGCAAATGATGCTTATGTCGCTGCCCTTGCCGCTGGTGGCGCTAGCCAAAGTGATAGCCCATTGGCTGCTGACCGCGCTGCCGCTGGTGTTGCTATCGCCCCTGGCGGCGCTGCTATTGAACCTCGATGGCGCCGGTTGGCTGGCGCTGGTGTTAACCCTGCTGGCAGGCTCGCCGGCCTTGAGCCTGGTGGGAGCGGTTGGGGTGGCACTGACTGTAGGCCTGAAGCGCGGCGGTATTCTACTTAGCCTACTGGTGCTGCCGCTTTATATCCCGGTGCTTATTTTTGCCACCGGCAGCCTCGAAGCGGCAGCCCTTGGTTTGAGCTACAGCGGCCAGTTGGCGCTGCTGGCCGCCTTTAGTCTGGGGGCTTTAACCCTTTGTCCTTTTGCCATCGCCTCGGCGCTGAAAATCAGTATTAACGGATAG
- the ccmA gene encoding cytochrome c biogenesis heme-transporting ATPase CcmA — translation MTLVSYPLISVENLSCIREERTLFASLSFDLEAGELIQVEGPNGAGKSSLLAIVAGLGDSATGKVCYLNQAIGEVRAQYHQDLLFIGHHSGINTVLTPLENLAFYARIQPCQPLDHWQVLDTVGLFGFEDVPVGQLSAGQQRRVALARLWLSRARVWVLDEPFTAIDKKGVAALEQRLWQHCQQGGAVLMTSHQDLAKPPSQRLLLEAVS, via the coding sequence ATGACCCTGGTGAGCTATCCCCTTATTTCTGTTGAAAATTTATCCTGCATTCGCGAAGAACGCACCCTGTTTGCCAGTCTCTCGTTTGATCTTGAGGCTGGCGAGCTTATTCAGGTAGAAGGCCCCAATGGCGCAGGCAAAAGCAGCCTGCTGGCCATTGTTGCCGGTCTTGGGGATAGCGCGACGGGAAAGGTGTGTTATCTGAACCAAGCCATTGGCGAGGTTCGGGCACAATACCATCAGGATTTGCTGTTTATTGGTCACCACAGTGGCATCAACACCGTGCTCACCCCCCTTGAAAATCTCGCTTTTTATGCCCGGATCCAACCCTGCCAGCCGCTGGACCACTGGCAGGTGCTAGATACGGTGGGCCTTTTTGGCTTTGAGGACGTGCCGGTGGGGCAATTGTCCGCTGGCCAGCAGCGGCGAGTGGCACTGGCCAGGTTGTGGTTGAGCCGCGCCCGAGTCTGGGTGCTTGACGAGCCCTTTACTGCCATCGACAAAAAAGGTGTGGCGGCGCTGGAGCAGCGGCTTTGGCAACACTGCCAGCAAGGTGGCGCGGTACTGATGACCAGCCATCAGGATTTGGCCAAACCACCGAGCCAACGATTGCTACTTGAGGCGGTCTCTTGA
- a CDS encoding flagellar hook-length control protein FliK, which produces MSAALLSSAPDMARLALGLTLPAPDAGALSRVLPALLTSQLPQLLTSLLNPADGKAPMVRQWLLAALGARLQSKDISLPAPLKVLLQSLDEGQKQLLSDGLGKLEQAQFQSRQDTLFWALPLPFAQDWLELAWPNPKEQKRNQESEAVLTLLFPLPGLGRLLVKAGVQSVRFYADTPALKQRVDDTLPRLAKRLADLELAPQLMSFQGKVPAKLIPPVGGINELV; this is translated from the coding sequence ATGAGCGCGGCCCTACTCAGCAGCGCTCCAGACATGGCGCGCCTCGCCCTTGGCTTGACCCTCCCGGCCCCGGATGCCGGCGCCTTAAGCCGGGTATTACCGGCGCTTTTAACCAGCCAGTTGCCACAACTTCTGACCAGCTTGCTCAATCCGGCCGACGGTAAGGCGCCCATGGTTCGCCAGTGGTTGCTGGCCGCCCTCGGTGCGCGTTTGCAAAGCAAAGACATTTCCCTGCCGGCGCCGTTGAAGGTCTTGCTGCAAAGCCTTGATGAAGGGCAAAAGCAGCTCCTTTCAGATGGCCTTGGCAAATTGGAGCAAGCGCAGTTCCAATCCCGCCAGGACACCCTTTTTTGGGCGCTGCCCCTGCCCTTTGCCCAGGATTGGCTGGAGCTTGCCTGGCCCAACCCCAAAGAGCAAAAACGCAATCAGGAAAGCGAAGCTGTGTTGACCCTGCTCTTTCCATTGCCAGGCCTTGGCCGCTTGCTGGTAAAAGCCGGGGTGCAGAGCGTACGCTTTTATGCCGACACCCCGGCTTTAAAGCAGCGGGTAGACGACACCCTGCCAAGGCTTGCCAAGCGCCTTGCCGACTTAGAACTCGCCCCGCAGCTGATGAGCTTTCAGGGCAAGGTACCGGCCAAGCTTATTCCGCCGGTCGGCGGTATCAACGAATTGGTGTGA
- a CDS encoding EscU/YscU/HrcU family type III secretion system export apparatus switch protein: MSDPKETKAIGLSYDGSQPPKLDFKLTGEEAKAVIEMAREKGLLLHEDAALTESLMRLEQGQGIPPELYLIVAELIAYAWLLMGKEPDYWRTPDGGVRARG; the protein is encoded by the coding sequence ATGAGCGACCCAAAAGAAACCAAAGCCATTGGCTTGTCCTACGACGGTAGCCAGCCGCCGAAGCTGGACTTCAAACTCACCGGCGAAGAAGCAAAAGCGGTTATCGAGATGGCCAGGGAAAAGGGCCTGCTGCTTCATGAAGACGCAGCGCTTACCGAGAGCCTGATGCGCCTTGAGCAAGGCCAGGGAATACCGCCGGAGCTGTACCTTATCGTGGCGGAGCTTATTGCCTATGCCTGGCTGCTGATGGGCAAGGAACCCGATTATTGGCGCACCCCAGATGGCGGGGTGCGGGCTCGGGGTTAG
- a CDS encoding DUF2802 domain-containing protein, which translates to MSLVTFLETLLLLLVVAVIVLMYRRQTVLVGRIDDLERQLQDRENLLHEIHSGALGMGQRLLSLAADVERMQGAQDELKSVDPQSKLYSRAAKMVALGADIDELMRECELPRAEAELLFNLHKKP; encoded by the coding sequence ATGAGCCTGGTTACCTTTCTCGAAACGCTGCTGTTATTGCTGGTGGTGGCGGTCATCGTGTTGATGTACCGCCGTCAAACGGTACTTGTCGGCCGTATTGACGACTTGGAGCGCCAGCTTCAAGACCGGGAAAACCTGCTCCATGAGATCCACTCAGGCGCCCTAGGCATGGGCCAACGGCTGTTGAGCCTGGCGGCAGACGTAGAGCGGATGCAAGGCGCCCAGGACGAGCTGAAAAGTGTCGACCCGCAAAGTAAGCTCTACAGCCGCGCCGCCAAAATGGTGGCTCTTGGCGCCGATATCGACGAGCTGATGCGCGAATGCGAACTGCCCCGCGCCGAGGCCGAACTCCTCTTTAATCTGCACAAAAAGCCCTAA